One segment of Pseudophryne corroboree isolate aPseCor3 chromosome 10, aPseCor3.hap2, whole genome shotgun sequence DNA contains the following:
- the BCAM gene encoding basal cell adhesion molecule, translated as MGPPAAHMDVLLLALLLPGCLCAVTVSVPPKVEVESGHEAVFKCTPKFSGSPKYSVEWSFTDREGRQSRIAAYNDGRTSVEPGTDFSSRVDIKNDNSLVIRDVRVKDENTFQCRVSAGSEGSGEGSSELRVYVSPSAPELTVNTQVLSVTDSDASEVGTCTSRNSYPAPTIEWYRNQVPLNAGTEKGTDLYASSRTTTEASGLYTVSSKLFLKPTKEDAEAVFSCKVAFPLPKDTTSHMESKEFKLSIHYYTENVMFTVLPDEPIKEGDTVTLRCEGDGNPSPTYLFHKLKGTNDEELNSSDGIYVFDNISRNDAGKYRCEALDFDSPEHVELIKELEFEVHYLNPVTVIPSEQEKHSIGGDIQLFCSCDGSEKPNLVWKKDQVVLSENSRYRLRNLSYSDSGVYTCEATVATVPGLHKEQSISVIVEGPPMLEFGNDFFEVPAEGEMLTLVCEAKGYPEPEITWNPPELKGSRSVSGLNVVSEVSVKVTSKLINDVSCKAQNSLGTKEKKFTLSISSMVAPSTAPAQEQSGGSSTAIIAVVVCVILLLLVVALFYFLQKKGKLACGRSEKQPLSQDPASAELAVELKSEKRHDQRGLLGSHGGGGPSAEC; from the exons ACGGACCGAGAAGGCAGACAAAGTCGGATAGCAGCCTATAACGATGGGCGCACTTCCGTAGAGCCGGGCACAGACTTCAGCAGCAGAGTGGACATTAAGAATGATAACAGCCTAGTGATAAGAGATGTCCGCGTCAAAGATGAGAATACATTCCAGTGCCGAGTGAGCGCAGGGAGCGAGGGGAGCGGAGAGGGGAGCTCTGAGCTGAGGGTGTATG TGTCTCCATCGGCTCCAGAGCTTACTGTAAATACCCAAGTGTTATCCGTCACAGATTCTGATGCGTCAGAG GTTGGTACCTGCACTAGCCGAAATTCCTATCCAGCACCTACCATAGAGTGGTACAGAAACCAAGTTCCTCTGAATGCTGGGACTGAGAAAGGAACAG ATTTATATGCTTCATCCCGCACAACAACTGAGGCCTCCGGCTTGTACACTGTCTCCAGCAAGCTCTTCTTGAAGCCCACAAAAGAAGACGCAGAGGCTGTATTCTCCTGCAAGGTCGCATTTCCCCTACCAAAAGACACCACCAGTCACATGGAGTCCAAGGAATTTAAATTGTCTATACATT ATTACACAGAAAATGTAATGTTTACAGTGTTACCTGATGAACCCATTAAGGAGGGAGATACCGTGACCTTACGCTGTGAGGGAGATGGAAATCCGTCCCCGACTTACCTGTTCCACAAACTAAAG GGCACTAACGACGAGGAGCTGAACTCGTCGGATGGCATTTATGTATTTGATAACATCTCCAGGAATGATGCTGGGAAGTACCGATGTGAAGCTCTGGATTTTGACAGCCCCGAACATGTTGAGCTAATAAAGGAGTTAGAATTTGAAGTACACT ACCTAAACCCTGTCACTGTTATCCCATCGGAGCAAGAAAAACATTCCATTGGGGGGGATATCCAACTGTTTTGCTCTTGCGATGGCTCAGAAAAGCCCAATCTAGTCTGGAAAAAG GATCAGGTTGTTTTGTCTGAAAACAGTAGGTATCGGCTACGTAATTTGTCCTATTCTGATTCCGGGGTTTATACGTGTGAAGCTACTGTGGCGACAGTACCAGGACTGCACAAGGAGCAGAGCATCAGTGTTATTGTGGAGG gtccTCCAATGCTGGAATTTGGAAATGATTTCTTTGAAGTACCTGCTGAAGGAGAGATGTTAACATTAGTGTGCGAAGCAAAGGGTTACCCTGAGCCTGAGATTACCTGGAATCCACCAGAGCTGAAG GGTTCCCGGTCAGTCTCTGGCCTGAATGTAGTAAGTGAGGTCTCCGTGAAGGTCACGTCCAAGCTCATTAATGACGTCTCTTGCAAGGCGCAAAATTCTCTTGGAACCAAGGAGAAAAAATTCACACTAAGCATCT CGAGTATGGTAGCCCCAAGCACTGCACCTGCCCAAG AGCAAAGCGGTGGAAGCAGCACAGCCATCATCGCGGTTGTTGTGTGTGTCATACTTCTACTTCTGGTCGTCGCTCTTTTCTATTTCCTACAGAAGAAAGGAAAGCTGGCATGTGGACGGTCAGAGAAACAGCCTCT ATCTCAGGATCCTGCTTCAGCTGAGCTTGCCGTTGAGTTAAAATCAGAGAAGCGACATGACCAGCGTGGGTTGTTGGGATCTCATGGAGGAGGCGGCCCATCTGCAGAG TGTTAA